A portion of the Chondrinema litorale genome contains these proteins:
- a CDS encoding glucose 1-dehydrogenase encodes MKMKELFDLNGKVAIVTGASKGIGEAIAYFLGRAGAKVVVSSRKQDAVETVAQKYREEGIECTAIACQMGDMEAIENLVSETVKVYGTIDIVVNNAATNPVFGPIIESDLSAYDKIMDVNVKGPLHLAKLAYPYLKKSENASVINISSVEGVTPGFGLGLYSVSKASLIMLSKVLAKEWGPDSIRVNTICPGLIKTKFSQPLWTNEKIMKQVMAVQPIKEIGKPKDIAGLALMLASKSGAYCTGAVFTADGGLTI; translated from the coding sequence ATGAAGATGAAAGAACTTTTTGACTTAAATGGTAAGGTGGCAATCGTTACAGGAGCAAGCAAAGGCATTGGAGAAGCTATTGCTTATTTTTTAGGTAGGGCAGGAGCTAAGGTTGTAGTAAGTAGTAGAAAGCAAGATGCAGTGGAAACCGTTGCTCAAAAATATAGAGAAGAAGGTATCGAATGTACTGCAATTGCTTGCCAAATGGGCGATATGGAAGCTATTGAAAATTTGGTAAGTGAAACGGTTAAGGTTTATGGTACTATTGATATTGTAGTAAATAATGCAGCAACTAATCCTGTGTTTGGGCCAATTATAGAATCAGATTTGAGTGCTTATGATAAAATTATGGATGTGAATGTAAAAGGTCCTTTACATTTAGCGAAACTGGCTTACCCATATTTGAAGAAAAGCGAAAATGCATCTGTAATTAACATTAGTAGCGTAGAGGGAGTTACTCCGGGTTTTGGTTTGGGTTTATACAGTGTAAGTAAAGCCTCTTTAATTATGCTTTCTAAAGTATTAGCAAAAGAGTGGGGGCCAGATAGCATAAGAGTTAATACAATTTGCCCAGGGTTAATTAAAACCAAGTTTAGCCAACCTCTCTGGACAAATGAAAAAATAATGAAACAAGTAATGGCTGTACAGCCAATTAAAGAAATAGGTAAACCAAAAGATATTGCTGGTTTGGCTTTAATGTTGGCTTCTAAAAGTGGAGCTTACTGTACTGGTGCAGTATTTACTGCTGATGGTGGTTTAACTATTTAA
- a CDS encoding 3-keto-disaccharide hydrolase, translated as MKKLNFFTITFLISLLFSCSTQENASDEGSETAETEESSEVASNGGTNGWEVLFDGKSLNGWHNYLSDSVSGWYVENGILITDGGNNDIVSDQEYENFELDFEWSISEKGNSGVFFYVVEDEKYPVTYATAPEYQLIDDENYPIELKPVQHTASNYDLMVADEATINPPGSFNQSKIIVDHGKVEHWLNGTKVVSYELGSDDWNELVKDSKFATMEGYAAVHKGRIGLQDHGDKVMFKSIKIKVL; from the coding sequence ATGAAAAAGCTAAACTTTTTTACAATTACATTCTTAATTTCATTATTATTCTCTTGTTCAACTCAAGAAAATGCCTCAGATGAAGGATCTGAAACTGCTGAAACAGAAGAGAGTTCTGAGGTCGCCAGCAATGGAGGGACTAATGGTTGGGAAGTACTTTTTGATGGTAAATCATTAAATGGCTGGCATAATTACCTGAGCGATTCTGTAAGCGGATGGTATGTAGAAAATGGTATTTTAATTACGGATGGTGGTAATAATGATATTGTTTCTGATCAAGAATATGAAAATTTTGAACTAGATTTTGAGTGGAGTATTTCTGAAAAAGGGAATAGTGGAGTGTTTTTTTATGTAGTTGAAGATGAGAAATATCCGGTAACTTATGCAACTGCACCAGAGTATCAGCTAATAGATGATGAAAACTATCCAATAGAACTGAAGCCTGTACAGCATACTGCGTCAAATTATGATCTTATGGTAGCAGATGAAGCTACAATAAATCCTCCGGGATCTTTCAATCAATCTAAAATTATAGTAGATCATGGTAAGGTAGAACATTGGCTAAACGGCACTAAAGTAGTTTCTTATGAATTAGGTAGTGATGATTGGAATGAGCTAGTGAAAGATAGCAAATTTGCTACAATGGAAGGATATGCAGCAGTTCATAAAGGCAGAATTGGCTTACAAGATCATGGTGATAAAGTGATGTTTAAAAGTATTAAGATTAAGGTATTGTAG